In Aegilops tauschii subsp. strangulata cultivar AL8/78 chromosome 3, Aet v6.0, whole genome shotgun sequence, one genomic interval encodes:
- the LOC109735722 gene encoding BTB/POZ domain and ankyrin repeat-containing protein NPR5, whose product MDDTLKSLSMDYLNLLINGQAFSDVTFSVEGRLVHAHRCILAARSLFFRKFFCGAAADQAAAAAAAGSPGAVLMDHLSPRSPSGASASSPRGAGGSGSGSASAAAMAPGAVIPVNSVSYEVFLLLLQFLYSGQVSLVPQKGEPRPGCGERGCWHTHCAAAVDLALDTLAVARSFGVEELAVLTQKQLAGMVEKASIEDVMKVLMASRKQDLHQLWNTCSHLVAKSGLPPEVLAKHLPLDVVAKIDDLRLKSSMSRRSPFLAHHQQHQQHHHQGSVIEASAAELDDHNKIRRMRRALDSSDVELVKLMVMGEGLNLDEALALHYAVENCSREVVKALLELGAADVNHPAGPAGKTPLHVAAEMVCPDMVAVLLDHHADPNVRTVDGVTPLDILRTLTSDFLFKGAVPGLTHIEPNKLRLCLELVQSAAMVMSREDAAGNAPVPMYSDHHPGAGGGGVYSGTGGASTSMNLSLDNRMVYLNLGMDVMNHGDGGGDDGGSRSGQGGPSSLFSPHGFP is encoded by the exons ATGGATGATACCCTCAAGTCGCTGTCCATGGACTACCTCAACCTGCTCATCAACGGCCAGGCCTTCAGCGACGTGACCTTCAGCGTGGAGGGCCGCCTGGTGCACGCGCACCGCTGCATCCTCGCCGCGCGCAGCCTCTTCTTCCGCAAGTTCTTCTGCGGCGCCGCCGCGGACcaggccgccgccgcagccgccgccggcTCCCCGGGCGCGGTGCTCATGGACCACCTCAGCCCGCGCTCCCCCTCCGGCGCATCCGCCTCCTCCCCGCGCGGCGCCGGAGGCTCCGGGTCCGGCTCGGCCTCCGCAGCGGCGATGGCGCCCGGCGCCGTGATACCGGTCAACTCGGTGAGCTACGAGGTGTTCCTGCTGCTGCTCCAGTTCCTGTACAGCGGGCAGGTGTCGCTGGTGCCGCAGAAGGGGGAGCCGAGGCCCGGGTGCGGCGAGCGCGGCTGCTGGCACACCcactgcgccgccgccgtcgacctggCCCTCGACACGCTCGCCGTCGCCCGCTCCTTCGGCGTCGAGGAGCTCGCCGTCCTCACCCAG AAGCAGCTGGCGGGCATGGTGGAGAAGGCGTCCATCGAGGACGTGATGAAGGTGCTCATGGCGTCGCGCAAGCAGGACCTGCACCAGCTCTGGAACACCTGCTCCCACCTCGTCGCCAAGTCCGGCCTCCCGCCGGAGGTGCTCGCCAAGCACCTCCCCCTCGACGTCGTCGCCAAGATCGACGACCTGCGCCTCAAGTCCTCCATGTCCCGCCGCTCCCCCTTCCTCGCCCACCACCAGCAGCACCAGCAGCACCACCACCAGGGCTCCGTCATCGAGGCCTCCGCGGCCGAGCTCGACGACCACAACAAGATCCGCCGGATGCGCCGCGCGCTCGACTCCTCCGACGTCGAGCTCGTCAAGCTCATGGTCATGGGGGAGGGGCTCAACCTCGACGAGGCACTCGCGCTGCACTACGCCGTCGAGAACTGTAGCCGGGAAGTGGTCAAGGCGTTGCTGGAGCTGGGCGCCGCTGACGTCAACCACCCGGCTGGGCCCGCCGGGAAGACGCCGCTGCACGTCGCGGCCGAGATGGTCTGCCCGGACATGGTGGCCGTGCTCCTCGACCACCACGCCGACCCCAACGTGCGCACCGTCGACGGGGTCACGCCGCTCGACATCCTCCGTACGCTCACCTCCGACTTCCTCTTCAAGGGCGCCGTGCCGGGGCTCACCCACATCGAGCCCAACAAGCTCCGCCTGTGCCTCGAGCTCGTGCAATCGGCGGCCATGGTCATGTCCAGGGAGGACGCGGCCGGCAATGCGCCGGTGCCCATGTACAGCGACCACCACCCGGGCGCTGGCGGCGGTGGCGTGTACAGCGGCACCGGTGGCGCGAGCACGAGCATGAACCTGAGCTTGGACAACAGGATGGTGTACCTCAACCTAGGGATGGACGTGATGAAccacggcgacggcgggggcgacGACGGCGGGAGCAGATCAGGGCAAGGAGGTCCCTCTTCGTTGTTCTCCCCTCATGGCTTCCCATGA